A single Drosophila miranda strain MSH22 chromosome XR, D.miranda_PacBio2.1, whole genome shotgun sequence DNA region contains:
- the LOC108151537 gene encoding cuticle protein 7: MAQKVILVLSALVAAAMAVVVPGPGLGYPAYPSYPGLGGPALLPKLAAPVYPALAKVGIAKVAAPEPYDPNPQYSFSYDVHDQSTGDVKSQQESRSGDVVQGAYSLIEADGTRRIVEYTADPVHGFNAVVHREGAVVKAVAPVAKVLAPAPLLHAAPLVAKLPAYGPALAPAYGHALAPAYGHGLAPAYGHALGPAYGPALPKLALPALSPLGYH; the protein is encoded by the exons ATGGCACAAAAAGTGATCCTTGTATTGAGCGCCCTGGTGGCCGCTGCCATGGCCGTTGTGGTGCCGGGTCCTGGCCTCGGCTACCCAGCGTACCCATCGTATCCTGGACTGGGCGGACCGGCACTGCTGCCCAAGCTGGCCGCCCCGGTGTACCCCGCCTTGGCCAAGGTGGGCATTGCCAAGGTGGCTGCCCCGGAGCCATACGATCCCAATCCACAGTACAGCTTCAGCTACGATGTTCAT GATCAATCCACTGGGGACGTGAAGAGCCAGCAGGAGTCCCGCAGCGGCGATGTGGTCCAGGGCGCCTACTCCCTCATCGAGGCCGACGGAACCCGCCGCATTGTGGAGTACACCGCCGATCCCGTCCACGGATTCAATGCTGTCGTCCATCGCGAGGGAGCTGTGGTGAAGGCTGTGGCCCCCGTGGCCAAGGTCCTGGCACCGGCACCACTCCTGCACGCCGCTCCTCTGGTGGCCAAGTTGCCCGCCTACGGTCCAGCTCTGGCCCCGGCCTATGGACATGCTCTGGCTCCAGCCTACGGCCATGGACTGGCTCCCGCATACGGCCATGCTCTGGGTCCTGCCTATGGCCCGGCCCTGCCCAAGCTGGCCCTGCCCGCTCTGTCGCCCTTGGGCTATCACTAA